Proteins co-encoded in one Coriobacteriia bacterium genomic window:
- a CDS encoding PhzF family phenazine biosynthesis protein, with the protein MYRFMIVDVFTDTPLAGNQLAVFSNATGMSDELMQRLAAEMGFSETTFVLPPEDGGNFRIRIFTTKQELPFAGHPVLGTAFALAGPLQSVVLRIETRAGIVPVAMEREGAKLVYGRMEQPVPTIKPLGPAAIELFEALGVPGSTLPVEEYDNGIRHVYVGLESFAEVAAVKPDIGWVGAIIGDAAVNTFAVEDGKVKTRMFSPELGSAEDAATGSAAGPLAAHLARHGVIPWGTLITISQGAEIGRPSTLYASAEGDGDTITRVEVGGVAAVVARGEFSV; encoded by the coding sequence ATCTACCGGTTCATGATCGTAGACGTGTTCACTGACACGCCTCTTGCCGGAAACCAACTCGCGGTGTTCAGCAACGCTACGGGCATGTCGGACGAGTTGATGCAGCGCCTTGCCGCCGAGATGGGATTCAGCGAGACGACGTTCGTGCTGCCGCCCGAAGACGGCGGCAACTTCCGAATACGTATCTTCACGACCAAACAGGAGCTTCCGTTCGCAGGTCATCCCGTGCTTGGGACGGCGTTCGCCTTGGCCGGTCCGCTGCAAAGCGTGGTTCTCCGCATTGAGACGCGTGCGGGAATCGTGCCGGTCGCCATGGAGCGCGAGGGCGCCAAGCTCGTCTACGGGCGCATGGAGCAACCGGTTCCGACGATCAAGCCGCTGGGCCCGGCTGCGATCGAGCTGTTCGAGGCACTTGGGGTCCCAGGCAGCACGCTGCCGGTCGAGGAGTACGACAACGGCATCCGCCACGTCTACGTCGGGCTGGAAAGCTTCGCCGAGGTTGCCGCGGTCAAGCCCGACATCGGCTGGGTCGGGGCCATCATCGGCGACGCCGCGGTGAACACGTTTGCGGTCGAGGACGGCAAGGTCAAGACGCGCATGTTCTCGCCCGAACTTGGATCGGCTGAGGACGCGGCGACCGGCTCGGCAGCCGGCCCGCTCGCCGCGCATCTTGCACGCCATGGGGTCATCCCTTGGGGCACGCTGATCACCATCTCCCAAGGCGCCGAGATCGGACGTCCGAGCACGCTGTATGCCAGCGCCGAGGGTGACGGGGACACGATCACGCGGGTGGAAGTCGGCGGCGTTGCGGCGGTCGTCGCGCGCGGCGAGTTCAGCGTCTAG
- a CDS encoding flavodoxin domain-containing protein — MRRVLIVYATKSGCTKGVAGKIASTIARPGVKIKIAEATDAPDPANYDAVLVGSGIRAGRWHEPARAWVVANAETLKTKQIAFFTVSILVTKGADKIAVVRRFTDALIAETGVHPFDVGVFAGWNKPEHFSLVDRVAMRLMNAPRGDQRDWMAIEEWARAAGSIVAA, encoded by the coding sequence ATGCGCAGAGTACTGATCGTGTACGCCACCAAGAGCGGGTGCACCAAAGGAGTGGCGGGGAAGATCGCCAGCACCATCGCTAGGCCGGGCGTCAAGATCAAGATCGCCGAGGCAACCGACGCCCCCGATCCAGCGAACTACGATGCCGTCCTCGTGGGCAGCGGAATCCGCGCCGGTCGATGGCACGAGCCCGCCCGAGCGTGGGTTGTGGCCAACGCCGAGACGCTCAAGACAAAGCAGATCGCCTTCTTCACCGTCAGCATCCTCGTCACCAAAGGCGCCGACAAGATTGCGGTAGTTCGTCGATTCACTGATGCGCTCATCGCCGAGACGGGCGTGCATCCGTTTGATGTCGGCGTGTTTGCCGGGTGGAACAAGCCCGAACACTTCTCATTGGTTGACCGCGTAGCCATGAGGCTGATGAACGCGCCGCGAGGGGACCAGAGGGACTGGATGGCCATCGAGGAGTGGGCTCGCGCCGCAGGTTCCATAGTCGCCGCGTGA
- a CDS encoding DUF4405 domain-containing protein: protein MSARERLALDLTVFAIVVAAANPVFTGITLHEWLGVVLIVPALVHLIVNWEWVTRAVSAFFGRIRTAARINLVVDAALFLSVIGVTLSGFMVIPGLASALGLQAATLWHPVHLITSNLTVAFTLLHFALHWKWVTSVVRRMIAVPSTPAHVPARAPLGATAPRPVTAPTSFDRG, encoded by the coding sequence ATGTCAGCCCGTGAACGCCTTGCTCTGGACCTGACGGTCTTCGCGATCGTCGTCGCAGCAGCCAATCCCGTGTTTACCGGCATCACCCTGCACGAATGGTTGGGTGTGGTTCTGATCGTCCCGGCGCTCGTCCATCTGATCGTGAACTGGGAGTGGGTGACGAGAGCCGTCTCGGCCTTCTTCGGCCGGATTCGCACGGCCGCCCGCATCAACCTGGTCGTGGATGCGGCGCTGTTCCTCTCGGTGATCGGCGTGACGCTCTCTGGGTTCATGGTCATCCCAGGACTCGCCTCGGCTCTGGGCCTGCAGGCCGCCACACTATGGCACCCGGTGCACCTGATCACCTCGAACTTGACGGTCGCGTTCACGCTGCTCCACTTCGCGCTGCACTGGAAGTGGGTCACCAGCGTGGTGCGGCGCATGATTGCCGTACCGAGCACGCCGGCGCACGTCCCAGCCCGAGCGCCACTGGGCGCCACCGCGCCTCGTCCCGTGACCGCTCCCACATCCTTCGACCGCGGATAA
- a CDS encoding fused MFS/spermidine synthase, giving the protein MYEHISPFHRLAVTDNNGVRLLKFERNQQSSMRLDDPFDTDIEYVAYFHIALAIQPAATRVLVLGLGGGTVVKRMWRDYPEMRIDAVEIDAEVAFELFELPRDERIAVFVGDGREYVRTTIETYDIIIVDAFDDDHVPPHLLTEEFLRELRDRLAEKGVVAFNLIGSVHGEHSKPFRSFHRTISNVWRNVWMFPVGLWANGPIQLAYGCNIVLFASDVELSAEELLVRIAKRVDGRVSVKSFALLGKDLYQGQIRSGDVGLLLDPPSRRR; this is encoded by the coding sequence ATGTATGAGCACATCTCGCCCTTCCATCGGCTCGCCGTCACCGACAACAACGGTGTCCGGCTGCTGAAGTTCGAGCGCAACCAGCAGTCGTCGATGCGGCTCGACGACCCCTTCGACACCGACATCGAGTACGTCGCATACTTCCACATCGCACTGGCCATCCAGCCAGCCGCCACGCGAGTCCTTGTGCTCGGCCTGGGTGGTGGTACGGTGGTCAAACGCATGTGGCGCGACTATCCCGAGATGCGCATCGATGCCGTCGAAATCGATGCCGAGGTCGCCTTCGAGCTGTTCGAGCTGCCGCGCGACGAGCGCATCGCGGTGTTCGTGGGCGACGGGCGCGAGTACGTGCGCACCACCATCGAGACCTACGACATCATCATCGTCGACGCCTTCGACGACGATCACGTCCCGCCACACCTGCTTACCGAAGAGTTCCTGCGCGAACTGCGCGATCGCCTCGCCGAGAAAGGCGTCGTGGCGTTCAACCTCATCGGCAGCGTTCACGGCGAGCACAGCAAGCCCTTTCGCAGCTTCCACCGGACGATCTCCAACGTGTGGCGCAACGTCTGGATGTTCCCCGTGGGGCTGTGGGCCAACGGCCCGATCCAGCTCGCCTACGGCTGCAACATCGTGCTCTTCGCCTCTGACGTCGAGCTCTCCGCCGAGGAGCTCTTGGTCCGAATCGCCAAGCGCGTCGATGGACGTGTCAGCGTGAAGAGCTTTGCGTTGCTCGGCAAGGATCTGTATCAGGGACAGATTCGCAGCGGAGACGTAGGGCTACTGCTCGATCCGCCGAGTCGGCGTCGATAG
- a CDS encoding NAD(P)H-dependent oxidoreductase, giving the protein MNSLLLLNGSPRGPRSNSMRMMARVAEGWQVAGGADPLVLHLAKRADFERAVAQFASAETVLLGMPLYTDSMPGLVAEFIEALEPRVGRSDNPRMGFLVQSGFMEPLHSRGLERYLAKLTVRLGCAYAGTIVRGGGESLQMMPDEALRGLFTQLAELGGQLKSDDRFDPQTLARVAGNERFSAVTAPAMALALKLPVGQFYWTGQLKKNGAWDRRFNAPYAPAAR; this is encoded by the coding sequence ATGAACTCGCTGCTGTTGCTTAATGGCTCGCCGAGAGGCCCTCGCTCCAACTCGATGCGGATGATGGCACGCGTCGCCGAGGGCTGGCAGGTCGCAGGTGGCGCCGATCCACTCGTGCTGCATCTCGCCAAGCGCGCCGACTTCGAGCGAGCGGTCGCGCAGTTCGCCAGCGCCGAAACCGTCCTGCTCGGCATGCCGCTCTACACCGACTCGATGCCCGGCCTTGTCGCCGAGTTCATCGAGGCGCTGGAGCCGCGCGTTGGGCGCAGCGACAACCCGCGGATGGGCTTCCTCGTGCAGTCCGGGTTCATGGAGCCGCTGCACTCGCGCGGTCTGGAGCGCTACTTGGCCAAACTCACCGTGCGCTTGGGCTGTGCCTACGCGGGAACAATCGTGCGAGGCGGCGGCGAGTCGCTCCAGATGATGCCCGACGAGGCGTTGCGCGGCCTGTTCACGCAGCTCGCCGAGCTCGGCGGGCAGCTGAAGAGCGACGACCGCTTCGACCCGCAGACGCTCGCGCGCGTCGCAGGGAACGAGCGGTTCTCGGCGGTCACGGCGCCAGCGATGGCGCTGGCGCTCAAGCTGCCGGTGGGGCAGTTCTACTGGACCGGCCAGCTGAAGAAGAACGGCGCGTGGGACCGGCGCTTCAACGCTCCTTACGCCCCGGCTGCTCGATAG
- a CDS encoding TetR/AcrR family transcriptional regulator C-terminal domain-containing protein: MTAARKKSPETPLSRERIVSTALALVDREGLSALSMRRLGAELGVDPMAVYYHIPNKDALLDAIVEAVMADIDLTVDIPSDPAEERIVCAARAYRDTMLAHVNALPIVLSRGPRTPGAMRPVELLIGILRDAGLPPSQAMAGMNAIAATVRGTIAMVADDAAAPPQPEELAALAAEFPPEEFPHLLEAAACPSDFLNEDFEFGVRALSRGLLGSVERQ, encoded by the coding sequence ATGACCGCCGCACGCAAGAAGTCGCCCGAGACCCCGCTCAGCCGAGAGCGCATCGTGAGTACGGCACTCGCGCTGGTCGATCGCGAGGGACTCTCGGCGCTCTCGATGCGACGCCTAGGCGCTGAGCTGGGCGTGGACCCGATGGCGGTCTACTACCACATCCCCAACAAAGACGCCCTGCTCGACGCGATCGTCGAGGCCGTCATGGCCGACATCGACCTGACCGTCGACATCCCGTCCGACCCCGCCGAGGAGCGCATCGTGTGCGCGGCACGCGCCTATCGCGACACCATGCTCGCCCACGTCAACGCGCTACCGATCGTGCTGTCTCGCGGTCCGCGCACGCCGGGGGCCATGCGTCCGGTAGAGCTGCTGATCGGCATCCTTCGCGACGCCGGACTACCGCCGTCACAGGCGATGGCCGGCATGAACGCGATTGCGGCCACCGTGCGCGGCACCATCGCGATGGTCGCCGATGATGCAGCGGCGCCGCCGCAGCCCGAGGAGCTCGCGGCGCTGGCAGCCGAGTTCCCGCCCGAGGAGTTCCCGCACCTGCTCGAGGCCGCCGCCTGCCCCAGCGACTTCCTCAACGAGGACTTCGAGTTCGGAGTGCGCGCGCTTTCGCGAGGGCTGCTCGGCAGCGTCGAGAGGCAGTAG
- a CDS encoding hemerythrin domain-containing protein, whose translation MESWDESLETGDPLVDQQHRRIYRIFYELEVADDTPGEIMLVLDRLTSHVALHFRTEEDLMRREEFPAHETLLHQAEHRRLTEQTRAYVLQFRTGELSSTAPLIAFLREWLHSHVESCDRVLVDHVRARGGAARLPAEIASSHPQDNVAS comes from the coding sequence ATGGAGTCCTGGGACGAGTCGCTGGAGACGGGTGACCCTCTGGTCGACCAGCAGCACCGTCGCATCTATCGGATCTTCTACGAACTCGAAGTCGCCGATGACACGCCCGGCGAGATCATGCTCGTCTTGGATCGGCTCACGTCCCACGTCGCGCTTCACTTCCGTACCGAGGAAGACCTCATGCGTCGCGAGGAGTTCCCGGCGCACGAGACGCTCCTCCACCAAGCCGAGCATCGGCGCCTCACCGAGCAGACGCGGGCGTACGTGCTCCAGTTCCGTACCGGCGAGCTGTCGAGCACCGCTCCCCTCATCGCCTTCCTGCGCGAATGGCTCCACAGCCATGTCGAATCCTGCGACCGAGTGCTCGTCGACCACGTCCGCGCGCGCGGTGGAGCGGCTAGGCTGCCCGCCGAGATCGCCTCATCCCACCCACAGGACAACGTCGCCTCGTAG
- a CDS encoding NAD(P)H-dependent oxidoreductase, with protein MRITILNGEPDATSAFDGYVGEYAAQLVANGHEVTRLDLRDLELKGCSGCWGCWVKTPGECVKDDGSARVCRAFVNSDVAVMAAPMRMGFTSSLLKRAADQMIPLVHPYIVIEHGEMHHRARYARYPLMGLLLAPGADADAEDLEITSHLWARMARNMKSSIAFTTIAPTTSAKEAADELAAVA; from the coding sequence ATGCGTATCACGATCCTGAACGGTGAACCCGACGCGACCAGCGCGTTCGATGGCTACGTGGGCGAGTACGCCGCGCAGCTTGTCGCCAACGGCCACGAGGTCACGCGCCTCGACCTGCGCGATCTGGAGCTCAAGGGTTGCTCGGGATGCTGGGGCTGCTGGGTCAAGACACCCGGCGAGTGCGTGAAGGACGACGGTAGCGCCCGGGTGTGCCGAGCGTTCGTCAACAGCGACGTGGCGGTGATGGCGGCGCCCATGCGCATGGGATTCACCAGCTCGCTGCTCAAGCGGGCCGCCGACCAGATGATTCCGCTCGTCCACCCGTACATCGTGATCGAGCACGGCGAGATGCACCATCGCGCCCGCTACGCCCGCTACCCGCTGATGGGGCTGCTGCTCGCGCCGGGGGCCGACGCCGACGCGGAGGACCTCGAGATCACCTCGCACCTGTGGGCGCGGATGGCGCGCAACATGAAGTCGTCGATCGCGTTTACCACCATCGCGCCGACCACATCGGCAAAGGAGGCCGCAGATGAACTCGCTGCTGTTGCTTAA
- a CDS encoding DinB family protein — protein sequence MAETRSTSDLLAAYVVGAEVLRWSIAGLEAEALRARPIPGKMSSLEVVAHIVDSDQFMCDRLKRTIATERPLLVGVESADYPEPLRYHERDPDLDIHLLEVQREQMAADLARLAPEAWTRVAIHSEIGAVSLLDLFEHAVDHLESHVATIAEKRAALGL from the coding sequence ATGGCCGAGACCCGCTCCACTTCAGATCTGCTCGCCGCTTACGTTGTCGGCGCCGAAGTGCTGCGCTGGTCGATTGCCGGTCTTGAGGCCGAGGCGCTTCGAGCCCGACCGATCCCGGGGAAGATGAGCTCGCTGGAGGTCGTGGCGCACATCGTCGACTCCGACCAGTTCATGTGCGACCGGCTCAAGCGCACGATCGCCACGGAGCGCCCGCTCCTCGTTGGCGTCGAGTCTGCCGACTACCCCGAGCCTCTGCGCTATCACGAGCGCGATCCCGACCTCGATATCCATCTGCTCGAGGTGCAGCGCGAGCAGATGGCCGCCGATCTCGCTCGGCTCGCTCCCGAGGCGTGGACGCGTGTCGCGATCCACTCCGAGATCGGCGCCGTTAGCCTGCTCGACCTGTTCGAGCACGCCGTCGACCACCTCGAGTCGCACGTGGCAACCATCGCCGAGAAGCGAGCGGCGCTGGGGCTGTAG
- a CDS encoding VOC family protein produces the protein MERTKPGSLNWVDLGASDIEGQTVFYEGLFGWTHTDVPFDQGPVYKIYALDGKTVAGGTQINPAAAAAGAPTAWNTYIRADDVDATAKVAQELGGQIVMPTMDVPGQGRIVGIADPTGATFFLWKPLQPDATTQYMEAGTYGWAQLNTRDPQTAVEFYEKLFGWELVLIDWDPTHPYWQVLVDGEGQAGIAPMPEAVPASMPAFWRPNFMTADIDVSITRVIELGGTIISPKAVIPGRLATAEVRDPAGAMFTLLQPYGQM, from the coding sequence ATGGAGCGCACGAAACCCGGCTCGCTGAACTGGGTGGACCTGGGCGCGTCGGACATCGAAGGCCAGACGGTGTTTTACGAGGGACTATTCGGGTGGACTCACACCGACGTCCCATTCGACCAAGGCCCCGTGTACAAGATTTACGCGCTGGACGGCAAGACGGTCGCGGGCGGAACGCAGATTAATCCCGCCGCTGCCGCAGCAGGCGCACCCACGGCGTGGAACACATACATCCGCGCCGACGATGTCGATGCGACTGCAAAGGTGGCCCAGGAGCTTGGCGGCCAGATAGTCATGCCGACCATGGACGTGCCGGGCCAAGGTCGCATCGTGGGCATCGCCGACCCGACCGGCGCGACGTTCTTCTTGTGGAAGCCCCTCCAGCCAGACGCCACGACGCAATACATGGAGGCTGGCACGTACGGATGGGCGCAGCTCAACACGCGCGACCCGCAAACTGCTGTCGAGTTCTACGAGAAGCTTTTCGGCTGGGAGCTGGTGCTCATCGACTGGGATCCCACGCATCCCTACTGGCAGGTGCTCGTCGATGGCGAGGGGCAAGCCGGAATCGCGCCCATGCCCGAGGCAGTCCCCGCTAGCATGCCGGCATTCTGGCGGCCCAACTTCATGACGGCAGACATCGACGTGTCGATCACGCGAGTGATCGAGCTGGGCGGCACCATCATCTCGCCCAAGGCCGTCATCCCCGGTCGACTTGCCACTGCGGAGGTCCGCGACCCGGCCGGGGCCATGTTTACGTTGCTCCAGCCGTACGGCCAGATGTAG
- a CDS encoding PKD domain-containing protein, with the protein MMRRTTEQATRRAPRILAFSLGLAMCACATLAMMTGVAPSQASATPTGSAVAMVPPTGPGAPIGFQLFPADNSWNTDISALPVERNSAAYLASIGLSTGLHPDFGTVWDGAPIGIPYVVVRGTQPKVPITFYYADESDPGPYPIPLGAPIEGGASSDGDRHVLTLDVDNHILYEVYDAHYDAATGSWTAGSGAIWHLDSNALRPDGWTSADAAGLPILPGLVRYDEVQAGEITHALRFTVPRTQRAYVYPATHYASSSTDPSLPPMGLRVRLKANYDVSGFPAEVQVILRALKRYGMIVADNGSAWYVSGAPDSRWNDDALHAISQVKGSDFEVVETTGTAALPQPPAAAKPLPPIVSLGSAVRSRAKHAFSRWGRFSDSAAKTWTATVNYGDGHGTKRLSFSRYKRFLLKHTYARKGTYTLVVKVRSDLGVTGVSRLKVVVRK; encoded by the coding sequence ATGATGCGCCGAACGACCGAGCAAGCTACCCGACGCGCGCCGCGCATCCTGGCCTTCTCTCTCGGGTTGGCGATGTGCGCGTGCGCGACGCTCGCCATGATGACGGGCGTGGCGCCAAGCCAGGCCTCGGCGACCCCAACCGGCTCGGCCGTTGCGATGGTTCCGCCAACCGGGCCCGGCGCCCCCATCGGTTTTCAGCTCTTTCCGGCCGACAACTCGTGGAATACCGACATCTCGGCGCTGCCGGTCGAGCGCAACTCGGCCGCGTATCTTGCAAGCATCGGTCTTAGCACCGGCCTGCACCCGGACTTCGGCACGGTGTGGGACGGCGCGCCAATCGGCATCCCGTACGTGGTAGTGCGCGGCACTCAGCCCAAGGTGCCCATCACCTTCTACTACGCCGACGAGAGCGATCCCGGTCCCTATCCGATACCGCTCGGCGCTCCCATCGAAGGCGGAGCGAGCAGCGACGGCGATCGCCACGTGCTGACGCTCGACGTCGACAATCACATCCTCTACGAGGTCTACGACGCGCACTACGATGCTGCTACGGGCTCGTGGACGGCGGGCTCCGGCGCGATCTGGCATCTCGACAGCAATGCGCTGCGCCCCGACGGCTGGACCTCGGCCGATGCGGCTGGCCTACCCATCCTGCCCGGGCTCGTCCGCTACGACGAAGTCCAAGCTGGCGAGATCACCCACGCCCTGCGATTCACCGTGCCGAGAACCCAGCGCGCGTACGTGTATCCGGCGACGCACTACGCCAGCTCGTCGACCGACCCGAGCCTTCCGCCGATGGGCCTGCGCGTCCGCCTCAAGGCGAACTACGACGTCTCCGGCTTTCCAGCGGAGGTCCAGGTCATCCTGCGGGCGCTCAAGAGGTACGGCATGATCGTGGCGGACAATGGCAGCGCGTGGTACGTGAGCGGCGCGCCGGACTCACGTTGGAACGACGACGCGTTGCACGCGATCTCGCAGGTCAAAGGCAGCGACTTCGAGGTTGTTGAGACAACAGGCACGGCGGCGCTTCCGCAGCCCCCCGCCGCAGCCAAGCCCCTCCCGCCAATCGTGAGCTTGGGCTCGGCTGTCCGCTCGCGAGCGAAACACGCCTTCTCGCGCTGGGGTCGATTCTCGGACTCGGCAGCCAAGACGTGGACGGCGACCGTCAACTATGGCGACGGTCACGGAACAAAGCGGCTGTCGTTCTCCAGGTACAAGCGCTTCCTGCTCAAGCACACCTACGCGCGCAAAGGCACGTACACGCTCGTGGTGAAGGTGCGTAGCGACCTCGGAGTGACGGGCGTGTCTCGGCTGAAGGTCGTCGTTCGCAAGTAG
- a CDS encoding NAD-dependent epimerase/dehydratase family protein — MSDLHVVFGTGPAGSRTAASLVEAGCRVRAVNRSGARNEFLPAECEVVAVADATDAAAATKAADGASVVYQCLNPAYHRWPELFPPLQRGVVSAARAVGARYVSLENLYGLGLVDGPMTEDLPMRPNSRKGATRAAMAEELRALSETGELEIATGRAADYYGPGVTSSAMGAMIFEPLIAGKKVSLVGSADVPHSYAYIVDVGRALAVLGTSDAAFGRVWNLPHAPARTGRATIARAFAAAGKPERVGAIGPTTMRIGALFMPVARESLEMLYEFTQPFVVDSSAIEREFGLIATPLDEGMRETVEWFRARA; from the coding sequence ATGTCGGACCTTCACGTAGTCTTCGGGACCGGCCCGGCCGGTTCGCGCACGGCAGCTTCGCTCGTAGAGGCCGGCTGTCGCGTGCGGGCCGTGAATCGCTCTGGTGCGCGCAACGAGTTCCTGCCCGCCGAGTGCGAGGTCGTCGCCGTCGCAGATGCCACCGATGCCGCCGCTGCGACCAAAGCCGCCGATGGTGCCAGCGTGGTCTACCAGTGTCTCAACCCCGCGTATCACCGCTGGCCGGAGCTCTTCCCGCCGCTGCAACGCGGCGTTGTCTCGGCGGCCAGAGCGGTGGGCGCGCGCTACGTGTCGCTGGAGAACCTGTACGGGCTGGGGCTGGTCGACGGGCCGATGACCGAGGACCTGCCGATGCGGCCCAACTCGCGCAAGGGCGCGACGCGCGCCGCGATGGCCGAGGAGCTGCGAGCGTTGTCGGAGACTGGCGAGTTGGAGATCGCGACCGGCCGAGCCGCCGACTACTACGGGCCTGGTGTGACGAGTTCGGCGATGGGCGCGATGATCTTCGAGCCGCTGATCGCCGGCAAGAAGGTCTCGCTCGTGGGCAGCGCCGACGTGCCGCACTCCTACGCCTACATCGTCGACGTAGGCAGGGCGCTCGCGGTGCTCGGCACGAGCGACGCGGCGTTCGGGCGCGTGTGGAACCTGCCCCACGCGCCGGCTCGCACGGGCCGTGCGACGATTGCGCGCGCGTTCGCCGCCGCTGGCAAGCCAGAAAGAGTGGGCGCGATCGGCCCAACGACGATGCGCATCGGCGCGCTGTTCATGCCTGTGGCGCGCGAGTCGCTCGAGATGCTCTACGAGTTCACCCAGCCGTTTGTGGTCGACTCGAGTGCGATCGAGCGCGAGTTCGGGCTGATCGCAACACCGCTCGACGAGGGCATGCGAGAGACCGTGGAGTGGTTCCGAGCGCGGGCGTAA
- a CDS encoding flavodoxin family protein: MPHALFLNCTLKKSPEISNTQALVDKVAGFMEELGATTETVRVVDYNVLFGVESDMGDGDEWPVVLERIRACDILVVATPIWFGVRGSVCQMAIERLDGTYRQGDSVTGQYPLYGKVAGCIVTGNEDGAHDICANTLFNLTHLGCTIPPNVDSYWVGDAGPGPSYIEAHGDRHRYTNRTALYMAHNLVWMAGVLAENPCPTNLLELDARGRDLSDD; the protein is encoded by the coding sequence ATGCCGCACGCGCTGTTCCTCAACTGCACCCTGAAGAAGTCCCCTGAGATCAGCAACACCCAAGCTCTCGTCGACAAGGTCGCCGGATTCATGGAGGAGTTGGGTGCGACCACCGAGACCGTCAGGGTCGTCGACTACAACGTGCTGTTCGGCGTCGAGTCGGACATGGGCGACGGCGACGAATGGCCAGTCGTCCTGGAGCGGATTCGTGCGTGCGACATCCTCGTGGTTGCAACGCCGATCTGGTTCGGCGTGCGCGGCAGCGTGTGCCAGATGGCCATCGAGCGCCTCGACGGCACCTACCGTCAGGGCGACTCCGTCACCGGGCAGTACCCGCTCTACGGCAAGGTGGCGGGGTGCATCGTGACCGGCAACGAGGACGGGGCGCACGACATCTGCGCGAACACACTCTTCAATCTCACGCACCTCGGCTGCACGATCCCACCGAACGTCGACAGCTACTGGGTTGGCGACGCGGGGCCGGGCCCGAGCTACATCGAGGCGCACGGAGACCGTCACCGCTACACCAACCGCACGGCGCTCTACATGGCGCACAACCTCGTCTGGATGGCTGGCGTGCTCGCCGAGAACCCTTGCCCAACCAACCTGCTCGAACTCGACGCGCGTGGCAGGGACTTGTCGGACGACTGA
- a CDS encoding DUF1540 domain-containing protein produces MQMAEGHVLTCLADDCSYNCREVCCAPAVEVGEDHPACDTFTTGAVEIRQAEPGVRDCKVMDCHFNSSESCMAAGVTMITHSGHADCATFRH; encoded by the coding sequence ATGCAGATGGCAGAGGGTCACGTACTGACATGCCTTGCCGACGACTGCTCCTACAACTGCCGCGAGGTGTGCTGCGCCCCGGCTGTGGAGGTTGGAGAGGATCATCCGGCGTGCGACACGTTCACGACTGGGGCGGTCGAGATCCGGCAAGCCGAGCCGGGTGTCCGGGACTGCAAGGTCATGGACTGCCACTTCAACTCCTCTGAGTCTTGCATGGCCGCGGGCGTAACGATGATTACGCATTCGGGCCACGCAGACTGTGCCACGTTCCGGCACTAG
- a CDS encoding VOC family protein, with product MKLRPHHVGLVVSDLARSTAFYEALGFGVASDLPSEDGSRAIRFLELDGFSLELFWYAEPDEPAPAPAPAGKGQLGFRHLALHTDDLAAALGELKTLGFVPADLEIRVVPIGFKLVFLNDPDGVEIELIQEA from the coding sequence ATGAAGTTACGGCCGCACCATGTTGGATTGGTGGTGAGCGATCTTGCCCGCTCGACCGCTTTCTACGAGGCCCTCGGCTTTGGCGTCGCCTCCGATCTTCCCTCCGAGGATGGCTCGCGGGCCATCCGCTTTCTCGAGCTCGATGGCTTCTCGCTCGAACTCTTCTGGTACGCCGAGCCGGACGAACCCGCGCCAGCGCCAGCGCCGGCGGGCAAGGGGCAGCTCGGCTTCCGGCATCTTGCGCTGCATACGGACGACCTCGCCGCCGCCCTAGGCGAGCTCAAGACGCTCGGATTCGTCCCTGCCGATCTGGAGATTCGCGTCGTTCCCATCGGCTTCAAACTCGTTTTCCTCAACGACCCCGACGGGGTCGAGATCGAACTGATACAGGAGGCCTGA